In a single window of the uncultured Dysgonomonas sp. genome:
- a CDS encoding FimB/Mfa2 family fimbrial subunit has translation MNLSSKPILLISVIILSLLSGCIKDDYKDCVQGINVTFYSKTSCDIDASYPEQIKNITMGVFDKNGILVSSRQANDTKLQKDFRQTIETESGLYTVIAWSGLDADHYDISTLKIGSTTKNDLLFRLKRAAQQASSIDGTSVYYGESPAVYVPQADNSETIFENTAINMQEITNRITISVEGLLRADEYEIEIESDNGSMNVNGSIAPDEVIEHSAEHVVRAGVMEARFTLLKLETGHNNNIVIKSKINGTELYRGSLLGTLLLKNPDVNLSCDHDFTIRFTTKDQCSCGTYTIMEIWVNNWLVHSYDTDM, from the coding sequence ATGAATTTAAGTAGTAAACCAATTCTATTGATAAGCGTGATTATCCTATCACTTTTGTCGGGATGTATCAAAGATGATTACAAAGATTGTGTGCAAGGAATAAATGTAACCTTTTATTCTAAAACATCATGTGATATTGATGCCAGCTATCCCGAACAAATAAAGAATATCACGATGGGTGTATTTGATAAGAATGGTATATTGGTTTCTTCCAGGCAGGCAAATGATACGAAATTACAAAAAGACTTTCGTCAAACCATAGAAACTGAAAGTGGTCTTTATACAGTTATAGCATGGTCAGGGCTCGACGCAGACCATTATGATATCTCAACTCTTAAAATAGGATCAACAACAAAGAATGATCTCCTTTTTCGCTTAAAACGAGCTGCACAACAGGCTTCCAGTATTGATGGTACAAGTGTCTATTATGGAGAAAGCCCTGCAGTATATGTGCCGCAAGCAGATAATTCAGAGACAATCTTTGAAAATACTGCTATTAATATGCAGGAAATTACCAATCGTATAACAATTTCGGTCGAAGGTCTCTTAAGAGCTGATGAATATGAAATTGAGATAGAATCGGATAATGGTTCTATGAATGTAAACGGAAGTATTGCTCCCGACGAAGTGATAGAACATTCCGCAGAACATGTAGTAAGAGCTGGGGTTATGGAAGCCCGCTTTACTCTCCTTAAACTTGAAACAGGACATAATAACAATATAGTAATAAAAAGCAAGATAAACGGGACTGAGTTATACAGAGGTAGTCTGCTAGGCACTCTGTTGTTAAAGAACCCGGATGTAAATTTGTCTTGCGACCACGATTTTACTATCAGATTCACGACTAAAGACCAATGTAGCTGCGGAACATATACCATCATGGAAATATGGGTAAACAACTGGCTGGTACATAGCTATGATACTGATATGTAA
- a CDS encoding fimbrial protein has product MRLVSNIIKKIGYFAILSSALFLVTSCSNDDQGKGSDNKDEAIISLSLKAASSSINEDKLKWEDRVDELRMIVFNTSDGKVVFNQKLYFPNGFANSSKSVVIRPGNYDFYFIANESVYSTDFVSALMAIGDKSQFSTDARFRNLQYNPDFIPSETGSNGRFVMSAIYNNISVTSGGTEENPVPLAVPTGKVELIRPLAKVDVIFRKKVAGSTIPANTITSVQLSNVAANLSVPPVDNYYSGQTTASKLADISGLNYDNDSIGAVTFFIPEFLIQENGTDFTELHINNKVFPIETDNSKTGVALQRRNIPSISSNSVIRNYHYIVNAYINAQGGIQIKAYIEPWNKDEYRYVFQGDKTIVVPPVTPTDSSVIIIPVLCEGSSKIEILNREEILPQGLQGAYGDVVNYWDPVIQGPSITKGKPPYYCEKKYGPGWRLINSCELMSFLALFDQTYRIWQSNTWEGVNNNLPFYPLPFRQEAQALLQNLTGIDLSGIVLSDNGKDNLGDVKLDVIDRFFTPGDLLLRESDYPGGWPYSSSPNNSGLKWYYSEVVVQVKAYWYPGYLDLSIPGNKEKVLYQEFQRYDFSSTVSRCVRVVE; this is encoded by the coding sequence ATGAGACTGGTTAGTAACATAATAAAAAAGATAGGATATTTTGCTATTCTTTCTTCTGCCTTATTTCTTGTTACAAGTTGTAGCAATGATGATCAGGGAAAGGGCTCGGATAATAAAGACGAAGCCATCATTTCGCTGTCGTTAAAAGCTGCATCCTCTAGCATAAATGAAGATAAACTTAAATGGGAAGATCGAGTCGACGAACTTCGGATGATTGTATTTAATACATCTGATGGAAAGGTTGTTTTCAACCAAAAATTATATTTCCCGAATGGCTTTGCCAATAGCAGTAAAAGTGTTGTCATACGTCCCGGGAATTATGATTTTTACTTTATAGCAAATGAGTCTGTTTACTCTACCGATTTTGTATCGGCACTCATGGCTATTGGAGATAAATCACAATTTTCTACAGATGCCAGATTCCGCAATTTACAATACAATCCGGATTTCATTCCGAGCGAAACGGGCAGTAACGGACGCTTTGTCATGTCTGCCATATATAATAATATTTCGGTTACAAGTGGTGGTACGGAGGAAAATCCGGTTCCATTGGCAGTTCCTACAGGAAAGGTTGAGTTGATAAGGCCTCTGGCTAAAGTCGACGTCATCTTCAGAAAAAAAGTTGCCGGAAGTACTATCCCTGCTAATACAATTACTTCTGTTCAGTTGTCAAACGTAGCGGCAAACCTGTCTGTTCCTCCTGTAGATAATTACTACAGCGGACAAACAACGGCATCAAAGCTGGCTGATATTTCCGGTCTCAATTATGATAATGATAGTATCGGGGCTGTTACATTTTTTATACCAGAATTCCTTATTCAGGAAAACGGTACTGATTTTACAGAATTGCATATCAATAATAAAGTTTTTCCGATAGAAACTGACAATAGTAAAACCGGAGTTGCCTTACAAAGACGTAATATCCCATCCATATCTTCAAATAGTGTAATACGCAATTATCACTATATAGTCAATGCTTACATCAACGCTCAGGGCGGCATCCAGATTAAAGCATATATTGAGCCATGGAATAAGGATGAATACCGGTATGTTTTTCAAGGGGATAAGACAATTGTTGTCCCTCCTGTAACCCCTACCGATTCGAGTGTTATTATCATTCCTGTTTTGTGCGAAGGTTCGAGTAAGATTGAAATACTGAACAGAGAGGAAATTTTGCCTCAAGGATTACAGGGTGCATACGGCGATGTGGTTAATTATTGGGATCCCGTTATACAAGGGCCATCAATAACAAAAGGAAAACCTCCTTATTATTGCGAAAAGAAATACGGCCCAGGCTGGCGACTGATTAATTCATGTGAACTTATGTCTTTCCTCGCCTTATTCGATCAGACATACCGGATATGGCAATCAAATACATGGGAAGGTGTAAATAACAATCTGCCATTTTACCCCTTACCTTTCAGGCAGGAAGCACAAGCTCTATTGCAAAACTTAACGGGTATAGATCTGTCCGGTATAGTACTTTCTGATAATGGTAAAGACAATCTGGGCGATGTAAAACTAGACGTTATAGACCGCTTTTTCACACCAGGCGATCTCTTGCTGAGGGAGTCTGACTATCCCGGTGGATGGCCTTACTCAAGCTCACCAAACAATAGTGGTTTAAAATGGTATTACAGTGAAGTAGTAGTTCAAGTTAAAGCATATTGGTATCCGGGCTATCTGGATCTCAGCATTCCTGGAAATAAAGAAAAAGTTCTTTATCAGGAGTTTCAGAGATATGATTTTAGTAGTACAGTGTCTCGTTGTGTAAGGGTTGTAGAATAA
- a CDS encoding cytochrome c biogenesis protein CcdA, protein MKKTLLFLILSVISTIGIYAQDPATWTVKLVDKGNGEVELTANFKIDPTWHLYDIHIPEGGPMPTSLAIDNLKGATKVGEFKAVNSKLKKSYDEIFQMEIGYYENQATFVQRLKVTDKAAFVLEGDLRSQVCSEVDGQCIPIKIDLSFKSKDLPATLVPASGTSADTTDEASSVDTASSDTLSQTSTTPASSSDLWKPVIEEVKAYGAAGDTSDQSLFWIFLGGFGGGLVALLTPCVWPMIPMTVSFFLKRNKKNKGKAIKDAMTYGLGIIIIYVALGLLITAIFGASALNDLATSAIFNLIFFALLVVFAISFFGAFELVLPSSWTNKMDQKADSTTGIISIFFMAFTLALVSFSCTGPIIGTLLVQAAGSGSIVAPAIGMSGFALALAIPFSLFAIFPSWLESMPKSGGWLNSVKVVLGFLELALALKFFSVADLAYGWGILDREVFLVLWIAIFALLGVYLLGKLKLPHDSDLKHVSVPRLFLAIISFAFAIYMIPGLWGAPLKSISAFSPPLFTQDFNLYKGEVHAKFDDYEAGMDYARKNNKPVMIDFSGYGCVNCRKMEASVWTDARVKDLLEKDYVLITLMVDDKKKLPEVIEVEENGKTTKLKTIGDKWSYLQRHKFGTNSQPYYVLLDHAGKPIGPSYAYNEDVPEYIKFLNTGLDNFKKIKEETK, encoded by the coding sequence ATGAAAAAAACATTATTATTTCTGATTTTATCAGTTATATCCACAATTGGAATATATGCCCAGGATCCGGCAACATGGACAGTAAAGCTAGTAGATAAAGGAAACGGTGAAGTGGAATTAACCGCAAACTTTAAGATAGATCCTACGTGGCACCTTTATGATATCCATATCCCTGAAGGAGGTCCTATGCCAACCAGTCTGGCTATAGACAACCTGAAAGGAGCGACTAAAGTAGGTGAGTTTAAAGCTGTCAACTCAAAATTGAAAAAGAGTTACGACGAAATATTCCAGATGGAAATCGGCTATTACGAAAATCAGGCCACATTCGTTCAACGCCTGAAAGTAACCGACAAAGCTGCATTCGTACTAGAAGGTGATTTGCGTTCACAGGTATGTAGCGAAGTAGACGGACAATGTATTCCTATAAAGATAGACCTGAGCTTCAAATCCAAAGATTTGCCGGCGACACTGGTTCCCGCCAGCGGAACATCTGCGGATACTACAGACGAAGCCTCGTCCGTAGACACGGCTTCATCAGATACATTGAGCCAAACTTCAACTACGCCGGCCAGCAGCAGCGACCTTTGGAAACCTGTAATAGAAGAAGTGAAAGCTTATGGAGCAGCCGGAGACACTTCCGACCAGTCCTTGTTCTGGATATTTCTCGGAGGTTTTGGTGGTGGGCTTGTGGCCTTACTTACTCCTTGTGTGTGGCCGATGATACCTATGACTGTAAGTTTTTTTCTGAAACGGAATAAAAAGAATAAAGGTAAAGCTATTAAGGATGCTATGACTTATGGCTTAGGCATCATCATTATATATGTTGCATTAGGACTACTTATCACAGCTATATTCGGAGCAAGTGCTTTGAATGATCTGGCAACCAGCGCTATCTTCAATCTCATATTCTTTGCCTTATTAGTTGTTTTCGCCATATCATTTTTCGGAGCATTCGAGTTGGTTTTACCTTCTTCCTGGACAAATAAGATGGATCAGAAAGCCGATTCTACCACAGGTATTATCAGTATCTTTTTTATGGCATTCACACTGGCTTTAGTTTCATTCTCTTGTACAGGGCCTATCATCGGGACATTGCTTGTACAGGCTGCCGGTTCGGGTTCTATTGTCGCCCCTGCCATAGGAATGTCCGGCTTTGCATTGGCTCTGGCTATACCATTCTCATTATTTGCCATATTTCCGTCATGGCTCGAAAGCATGCCTAAATCGGGAGGCTGGCTCAACTCCGTAAAGGTGGTACTAGGTTTTCTGGAGTTGGCTTTAGCCTTGAAATTCTTCTCTGTAGCCGATTTGGCTTACGGATGGGGAATTCTCGACCGCGAAGTATTCCTTGTATTGTGGATTGCTATTTTTGCATTACTAGGCGTTTATCTGTTGGGCAAGCTTAAATTACCGCACGATAGCGACCTGAAGCATGTATCTGTGCCCCGCCTCTTTTTAGCTATCATCTCATTTGCATTTGCTATCTATATGATACCGGGCTTGTGGGGTGCACCATTAAAATCAATAAGTGCTTTCTCTCCCCCGTTATTCACTCAGGATTTCAACCTGTATAAGGGAGAGGTGCATGCCAAGTTTGACGACTATGAAGCGGGTATGGATTATGCGCGCAAAAACAACAAACCGGTGATGATAGACTTTTCCGGTTACGGGTGTGTAAACTGTCGTAAGATGGAGGCCTCGGTATGGACAGATGCCCGTGTGAAAGATCTTCTCGAAAAAGATTATGTGCTGATAACACTCATGGTAGACGACAAAAAGAAACTGCCGGAGGTAATAGAAGTGGAAGAGAACGGAAAAACGACCAAGCTAAAAACCATTGGAGATAAATGGAGTTACCTGCAACGGCATAAATTCGGTACTAATTCTCAACCGTACTATGTATTGCTTGATCATGCGGGTAAGCCTATCGGCCCTTCATACGCATATAATGAAGATGTGCCTGAATACATTAAGTTCCTGAATACAGGATTGGATAACTTCAAGAAAATAAAAGAGGAAACAAAATAA
- the mazG gene encoding nucleoside triphosphate pyrophosphohydrolase, translating into MHTKEQKLEAFGRLLDIMDELRVKCPWDAKQTNESLRTNTIEEVYELCEAIIKNNDNEIKKELGDVLLHVVFYAKIGEEKEVYDVADVCNALCDKLIFRHPHVFGDDAAKTAGDVEKSWEQLKLKEKGGNKTILEGVPASLPSIAKAHRIQDKARNAGFDWKKKEDVWEKVSEELTELKDEISSMDADKTEAEFGDMFFSLINAARLYKVNPDNALERTNQKFIRRFNYIEQEAKKQGKILKDMTLSEMDVLWEEAKKAE; encoded by the coding sequence ATGCATACAAAAGAACAAAAGCTGGAAGCATTTGGCAGGCTTCTCGACATCATGGACGAACTGCGGGTAAAATGTCCATGGGATGCCAAGCAGACAAATGAAAGTCTACGTACAAACACAATCGAGGAAGTATACGAACTTTGTGAGGCTATCATCAAAAATAATGATAACGAGATTAAAAAAGAATTGGGAGATGTGCTTCTGCACGTTGTATTCTATGCCAAAATAGGAGAAGAGAAAGAGGTGTACGACGTTGCCGATGTATGCAATGCCCTATGCGATAAACTCATATTCCGCCATCCCCATGTATTTGGAGATGATGCTGCCAAAACAGCTGGTGACGTAGAGAAATCGTGGGAGCAACTCAAACTGAAAGAAAAAGGCGGGAACAAAACTATCCTCGAAGGAGTACCAGCCTCCCTGCCATCAATCGCTAAAGCTCACCGCATACAGGACAAAGCTCGTAATGCCGGATTTGACTGGAAAAAGAAGGAAGACGTTTGGGAAAAGGTTTCGGAAGAGCTTACCGAACTGAAAGACGAAATATCGAGTATGGACGCTGATAAGACCGAAGCAGAGTTTGGAGACATGTTTTTCAGCCTGATTAATGCCGCGCGCCTGTATAAAGTCAATCCTGATAACGCATTGGAGCGTACCAACCAAAAGTTTATCCGTAGGTTTAATTATATAGAACAGGAAGCAAAAAAGCAGGGGAAAATCCTGAAAGATATGACCCTGTCAGAGATGGATGTACTATGGGAAGAGGCTAAGAAAGCTGAATAA
- a CDS encoding sigma-70 family RNA polymerase sigma factor, with product MELEKFKSTVIPLREKLQICAKGILRNDIDAEDAVQETFLRLWNVRSQLSTHPNIGGFAMQTLKNICIDRLRSERYDVTIDNVALSTNAVTPYTYTEQNDSVTVIRKIIDTLPETQRRIMLMRDVEGYELDEIAEIMGAEAATVRVNLSRARKTVRDKFISINKAI from the coding sequence ATGGAATTAGAGAAATTTAAATCGACAGTAATACCCCTACGCGAAAAACTGCAGATTTGCGCAAAAGGTATACTGAGGAATGATATTGACGCGGAAGATGCCGTTCAGGAAACATTCTTGAGGCTATGGAATGTGCGTAGTCAGCTCAGTACGCATCCCAATATTGGAGGCTTCGCAATGCAAACATTGAAAAATATATGTATCGACAGATTAAGAAGTGAACGCTACGATGTCACTATCGACAATGTGGCTCTAAGTACTAATGCCGTTACTCCATATACATATACCGAACAAAACGATAGTGTGACTGTCATTCGAAAAATTATAGACACGTTACCCGAAACCCAGCGGAGAATAATGCTGATGCGTGATGTGGAAGGTTATGAGTTGGACGAAATAGCGGAAATTATGGGAGCCGAGGCCGCCACGGTGAGAGTAAATCTCTCCAGAGCGAGAAAGACGGTTCGGGATAAATTTATAAGTATCAATAAAGCAATATAA
- a CDS encoding RNA polymerase sigma factor: MTTDLPQEQDASGIFKKYRTQLRNYISKRVFSKEDGEDILQNVFYQLSKIDLIEKPIEQVSAWLYSVANNQIIDRSRKHREEEMKTVVSDNGEELFLAEVTGLLLDEDSSPETEYLRSLVWVELEAALAELPVEQREVFELTELEGCSFKEISEATGITVNTLISRKRYAVLHLRERLKDLYDELLYS, translated from the coding sequence ATGACAACAGACTTGCCACAAGAGCAGGATGCTTCGGGTATTTTCAAAAAATACCGGACACAACTCCGAAATTATATATCCAAACGGGTATTTTCTAAAGAAGACGGGGAAGACATCTTGCAGAATGTCTTCTACCAGCTTTCGAAGATCGACCTGATAGAAAAGCCTATCGAACAGGTTTCGGCATGGCTCTATTCGGTTGCCAATAACCAGATAATAGACCGTAGCCGTAAACACAGGGAAGAGGAGATGAAAACCGTTGTCTCCGACAATGGTGAGGAACTTTTCCTTGCCGAAGTTACAGGATTATTACTCGATGAAGATTCATCTCCTGAGACGGAATATTTACGCTCTCTGGTTTGGGTAGAACTGGAAGCAGCACTAGCCGAACTACCTGTAGAACAACGTGAAGTTTTTGAACTCACCGAACTGGAAGGTTGCTCTTTCAAGGAAATATCCGAAGCAACGGGAATAACGGTCAACACACTTATCTCCCGCAAACGCTATGCAGTATTGCATCTGCGCGAGCGATTAAAAGACCTGTATGACGAGTTACTCTACAGTTAA
- a CDS encoding 4Fe-4S binding protein gives MFNRRNREVISLQIFERKCTGCENCVEKCRRKVIGMTYKDGHSYATVEYPERCAGCRKCEFVCPSDAIELITA, from the coding sequence ATGTTTAACAGAAGAAACCGTGAAGTCATATCTTTACAAATATTCGAACGAAAATGCACGGGCTGCGAAAATTGTGTGGAAAAATGCCGCCGTAAAGTTATCGGCATGACATACAAAGACGGACACAGTTATGCAACAGTGGAATATCCCGAAAGATGTGCCGGATGCAGGAAGTGTGAGTTTGTATGCCCTTCGGATGCAATAGAATTAATAACAGCATAA
- a CDS encoding bifunctional proline dehydrogenase/L-glutamate gamma-semialdehyde dehydrogenase — translation MEKITSTEVLEWAKQFLDKAEKELTPQEVKEQKKYASLIQTPANKTLLSKMLDESSQVRDNKKLAKRMKLLIEEYGVPDFFSPFDRFQLRLFTSIGYLFDGISIPLFKERLRKETDKIIISEERPALTGHLSGRWKSKIGQNVNLLGEVVLGDGEANHRYLHYLEALKEPDINYISIKLSGIYAQIHPLSYEQNKKELCKLVATIYQQAIDYPYTDQDGVTKPKFVNLDMEEYKDTELTLDVFEEVLSMPQFKNYNAGIVVQAYLPDAGLFQERLLKFAKKRYAEGGAPLKMRLVKGANLQMESIISSLKGWTNPVLPTKVDVDANYMHILDVALQPENAEAMHIGVASHNFFSIAYAYLLSEKYGTSEYVTFEMLEGMANNLPRVMRNFGKQIILYTPVVKKEHFLNAVSYLVRRLDENTGKDNFLSYSFNLKLDSPQWNFLANQFVEAYKEKDNVQPKSFRSQNRKEKPVPVKDINVFHNEPDTDLDLHENREWALESLRKWGTLVNDKNFIVPVQIGDREEITGHKKKYYDRSRNDEVCFCEANLSSLEQIKEIIAIAGEDKPEWRKTSVNRRNEILHQVADNLSARRGDLIGCMSAITGKTFMEGDVEVSEAIDFCRFYPITMTHFDELKTVENTPKGIILVIPPWNFPLAIPVGGVAAALAGGNAVILKPATVALPIAWEFAKCFWDAGVPKETLQVVCSADRSSLNYLTAHPSIKHVILTGGTDTAFRLLENSPKTPLSAETGGKNAIILTGNGDQDHAILNIVSSAFSNAGQKCSACSLLLLDKKTYNDENFKSKLRDAVTSMRTGSVWDTMNMVGPMITNDNDKLLHAIENLEEGESWLVAPEFLDEKKYILKPTVKWGVKPTSFTFKNELFAPLLSVVCIDDLEQGIEFANSSEYGLTAGLQSLDEEEQLLWRNSIEAGNLYINRGITGAIVNRQPFGGMKRSAFGGGIKAGGPNYVSCFVEFTENEVPATSVRSQLSDLVDTDKDKNRLNYAAESYKNAWGTEFSLERDVNHIYGEENIFRYLPLKSIGLRVQENDNLCDILLILLAATTTKTPITLSISGSDSKLQAIEKAALTLLGIVIKMQDEDRFVEEMDTYERIRICSPAASDAIYLKAAKLGKHIANNKPLVEGRLEMLHYLKEQSIAYEYHRYGSIFGDDK, via the coding sequence ATGGAAAAAATCACATCAACAGAAGTCCTCGAATGGGCAAAACAATTTCTCGACAAAGCAGAAAAAGAGTTAACTCCGCAGGAAGTAAAAGAGCAGAAGAAATATGCTTCACTTATACAGACTCCCGCTAATAAAACATTGTTATCCAAAATGTTGGATGAGTCTTCTCAGGTAAGGGATAATAAGAAGTTGGCGAAGCGTATGAAGCTCTTAATCGAAGAGTACGGCGTGCCTGATTTTTTTAGTCCGTTCGACCGTTTTCAGCTAAGGCTGTTTACAAGCATCGGCTATCTGTTCGATGGTATTTCTATTCCCCTGTTTAAAGAAAGACTGCGTAAAGAAACAGATAAAATAATCATTTCGGAAGAACGTCCCGCCCTTACCGGTCACCTGTCCGGCAGATGGAAAAGTAAGATAGGGCAGAATGTGAATTTGCTGGGTGAAGTTGTGCTTGGAGATGGAGAAGCCAATCATCGCTACCTGCATTATCTGGAGGCGCTGAAAGAGCCGGATATCAATTATATTTCTATTAAGTTATCTGGTATTTATGCGCAGATACATCCGTTAAGCTACGAACAGAATAAAAAAGAACTGTGTAAACTGGTAGCCACAATATATCAGCAGGCAATAGATTATCCGTATACAGATCAGGACGGTGTTACCAAACCGAAGTTCGTAAATCTGGATATGGAAGAATATAAAGATACTGAGCTTACCCTCGATGTATTCGAAGAAGTATTGAGCATGCCGCAGTTCAAAAATTACAATGCGGGCATCGTGGTACAGGCTTATCTTCCTGATGCAGGCCTGTTTCAGGAACGTTTGTTGAAATTTGCAAAGAAACGTTATGCAGAAGGAGGCGCGCCTCTGAAAATGCGTCTGGTAAAAGGAGCGAATCTGCAAATGGAAAGTATTATTTCATCGTTGAAAGGATGGACAAACCCTGTATTACCTACCAAAGTAGATGTAGATGCGAATTATATGCACATACTCGATGTTGCTTTACAGCCCGAAAATGCCGAAGCAATGCACATAGGTGTAGCTTCCCACAACTTTTTCAGTATTGCCTATGCTTATTTGTTGAGCGAAAAATATGGAACATCCGAATACGTAACCTTCGAAATGTTGGAAGGTATGGCGAACAACCTACCGCGTGTGATGCGTAATTTCGGGAAACAGATCATACTATATACACCGGTTGTGAAAAAGGAACATTTCCTCAATGCTGTGTCTTATTTGGTGCGCCGGTTGGATGAAAATACAGGAAAGGATAATTTCCTTAGCTATTCGTTCAATCTGAAACTGGATAGCCCGCAATGGAACTTTCTTGCCAACCAGTTTGTAGAGGCGTATAAAGAGAAAGACAATGTGCAGCCAAAATCGTTCCGTTCGCAAAACCGGAAAGAAAAACCTGTTCCGGTAAAAGATATCAATGTATTCCATAATGAGCCTGATACCGATCTTGACTTGCATGAGAATCGTGAATGGGCTTTGGAATCGCTTCGCAAATGGGGAACGCTGGTGAATGACAAGAACTTCATTGTGCCTGTGCAGATAGGAGATAGGGAAGAAATAACCGGGCATAAGAAAAAATATTACGATCGCAGCCGAAATGATGAGGTCTGCTTCTGTGAAGCCAATCTTTCCTCATTGGAACAGATAAAGGAAATAATCGCCATTGCCGGAGAAGACAAACCGGAGTGGAGAAAGACCTCTGTAAATAGACGGAACGAAATACTTCATCAGGTAGCCGACAACCTGAGTGCCAGACGTGGCGACCTTATAGGCTGTATGTCTGCTATTACTGGCAAGACCTTTATGGAAGGAGATGTGGAGGTGTCGGAAGCTATCGATTTCTGTCGCTTCTATCCCATCACAATGACGCATTTCGATGAACTGAAAACAGTAGAGAATACACCAAAAGGCATAATCCTTGTTATCCCGCCTTGGAATTTCCCTCTGGCTATCCCTGTCGGGGGAGTAGCTGCTGCATTGGCAGGGGGGAATGCCGTGATACTGAAGCCCGCTACTGTCGCTTTACCTATTGCCTGGGAATTTGCTAAATGTTTCTGGGATGCAGGTGTGCCGAAAGAGACATTGCAGGTAGTATGCAGCGCCGACCGTTCGTCGTTGAACTATCTGACGGCGCACCCATCTATCAAGCACGTAATACTTACAGGTGGGACGGATACTGCATTCCGCTTATTGGAAAACAGTCCGAAGACACCGCTTTCAGCTGAAACAGGGGGGAAGAATGCTATCATACTTACAGGCAACGGCGATCAGGATCATGCGATATTAAATATAGTGTCTTCAGCATTTAGCAATGCAGGACAAAAATGTTCGGCATGTTCGCTCTTATTGCTTGATAAGAAGACATACAATGATGAAAATTTCAAATCGAAGTTGAGGGATGCGGTGACCAGTATGCGTACTGGTAGTGTTTGGGACACAATGAATATGGTGGGGCCGATGATAACCAACGACAACGATAAACTCTTGCATGCAATAGAAAACCTTGAAGAAGGAGAATCGTGGCTTGTGGCACCGGAATTTCTCGATGAGAAGAAGTATATACTCAAACCGACTGTAAAATGGGGTGTGAAGCCAACCAGTTTTACCTTTAAGAATGAATTGTTCGCTCCACTACTGTCTGTTGTTTGTATAGACGATTTGGAGCAGGGTATCGAATTTGCCAATTCGTCTGAATATGGGCTTACGGCAGGATTACAAAGTCTGGATGAAGAAGAGCAATTGCTGTGGAGGAACAGTATCGAGGCCGGAAACCTATATATAAACAGAGGAATTACGGGTGCAATCGTAAACCGTCAGCCATTTGGAGGAATGAAACGTTCTGCTTTTGGCGGTGGGATCAAAGCCGGAGGACCTAATTATGTGTCCTGCTTTGTAGAGTTTACAGAGAATGAAGTTCCTGCAACCTCTGTCAGATCACAGTTGAGCGATCTGGTAGATACCGATAAAGATAAAAACCGCTTGAATTATGCAGCGGAAAGCTACAAAAATGCCTGGGGGACAGAATTTTCTTTAGAAAGGGATGTAAATCATATCTATGGCGAAGAAAATATATTCCGTTACCTGCCGCTTAAGAGTATAGGTCTGCGTGTTCAGGAAAATGATAACCTCTGTGATATTTTGCTGATTCTTTTGGCTGCAACAACCACTAAGACTCCGATTACATTAAGTATATCAGGTTCTGACAGCAAATTGCAGGCTATTGAAAAAGCAGCTCTGACTTTATTAGGAATCGTTATCAAAATGCAGGACGAAGACAGGTTTGTGGAAGAGATGGATACCTATGAACGTATCCGCATCTGTTCTCCGGCGGCGTCTGATGCCATATATCTGAAAGCTGCGAAACTTGGAAAACATATCGCAAATAACAAGCCGCTAGTGGAAGGACGTCTCGAAATGCTCCATTATCTGAAGGAACAAAGCATTGCTTACGAGTATCACCGATACGGAAGTATATTTGGAGATGATAAATAA